A section of the Clostridium omnivorum genome encodes:
- a CDS encoding TetR/AcrR family transcriptional regulator: protein MPKETFLNLSEEKQELIMRAAIDEFMNRGYEKGNIGDIAKAAGVAKGSMYQYFENKKELFLYSVKWAMELVMKKYNKVMLTDVKDINIFDYLYESSKETWQQMREEREVIIFIQDVFLGKYNNVKDETMNYMLKVMDDYTLRLIRDGKKNGYIRTDVDDNILAMFITGASIKMKEYIMNKARNAGDNLIDETFEANESEFKSMIDLIKNGMGAK, encoded by the coding sequence ATGCCAAAAGAAACTTTTTTAAACTTATCAGAAGAAAAACAAGAATTAATAATGAGGGCTGCTATAGATGAATTTATGAACCGAGGTTATGAGAAGGGCAATATTGGTGATATTGCAAAGGCGGCTGGCGTTGCTAAAGGCAGCATGTATCAATATTTCGAGAATAAGAAGGAGCTTTTTTTATATTCGGTCAAATGGGCTATGGAGCTTGTTATGAAAAAATACAACAAAGTCATGCTTACTGATGTGAAGGATATAAATATTTTTGATTACCTTTATGAGAGCTCCAAAGAAACTTGGCAGCAGATGAGAGAAGAAAGGGAAGTTATCATTTTTATTCAGGATGTATTTCTAGGTAAATACAACAATGTAAAGGATGAAACCATGAATTATATGCTGAAGGTAATGGATGATTACACGTTGCGGCTTATAAGAGATGGAAAGAAAAATGGATATATAAGAACTGATGTTGATGACAATATACTTGCTATGTTTATTACAGGAGCCTCAATTAAAATGAAGGAATACATTATGAACAAAGCAAGAAATGCTGGAGATAATTTAATAGATGAAACCTTTGAAGCAAATGAAAGTGAATTTAAGAGCATGATAGATTTAATAAAAAATGGAATGGGGGCAAAGTAA
- a CDS encoding ABC transporter ATP-binding protein: protein MFVEVKNLKKSYKTGDIKTDVLKGIGMKLEKGEIGVILGPSGSGKSTMMNILGGIDRCDAGEVVVDGIDITSLKDDKLTDYRRENIGFVFQFYNLIPNLTVGENIEVVSNISKSPLNTDEVLKAVGMLDKKRRFPKELSGGEQQRVSIARAVVKNPKLLLCDEPTGALDFTTSREILKLLQKINEEFGTTILMITHNTAISAMANRVYRVRSGEIVETKINERIIPAERIEW, encoded by the coding sequence ATGTTTGTAGAAGTAAAAAATTTAAAGAAGAGCTATAAAACAGGTGATATAAAAACTGATGTATTAAAGGGTATAGGAATGAAGCTTGAAAAAGGTGAGATAGGAGTAATACTTGGACCTTCGGGGTCAGGAAAATCAACTATGATGAATATACTTGGTGGGATTGACAGGTGCGATGCTGGAGAGGTAGTGGTTGATGGAATAGACATTACCTCTCTTAAGGATGATAAACTTACTGATTATAGAAGGGAAAATATTGGTTTTGTATTTCAATTTTACAACCTTATTCCAAATCTTACCGTAGGAGAAAATATTGAAGTAGTTTCTAACATAAGCAAGTCTCCGCTAAATACTGATGAGGTACTTAAGGCTGTAGGAATGCTTGATAAAAAGCGCAGATTTCCAAAGGAATTAAGTGGTGGGGAACAGCAGAGAGTTTCCATAGCAAGAGCAGTGGTTAAGAACCCTAAACTGCTTTTATGTGACGAACCTACAGGAGCACTAGACTTTACAACTTCAAGAGAGATATTAAAGCTTTTGCAAAAGATTAATGAAGAGTTTGGTACAACAATATTAATGATAACTCATAACACTGCTATAAGTGCAATGGCAAACAGAGTTTATAGAGTTAGAAGCGGAGAAATTGTGGAGACGAAAATCAATGAAAGGATTATTCCAGCAGAAAGGATTGAGTGGTAA
- a CDS encoding ABC transporter permease translates to MVINKKIKRTMLESKSQYLGSLILIIISCLTYTMFNQLASNMANITSSFEKKYVQEDASFVVDKKLSNIPELESKFNVVIEEAASFDYSISKDKTLRVFEENTKVNIPALIEGNKLGKSGIIIDPAYAKANNVKVGDKLDINNTTFIVNGFMSLPNYIYPLKSQSDLLNDPNSFGIAVVTKSDFNAMKKGNIFYSIKYLGDKKDAENKLAELKDYLKNNNVVILSWTNIGENLRVSYVTAKIDSINKVSATIPVCILLLTCILAGIVMWRMLKREAKIIGTLYALGYKKKEIMKHYLMYSISIAILGGVIGTVLGSLTLKPMLKFMISYFNMPMDSVTFNLKYIGISILLPILFLVISSYFVVNRALKFSPVDLIRGGKEKNKVGFIERKLNLDKFKFNTKFKIREQLRSIPRSIFLLLGVTMATMLLLFGFAAKNSMDFMMKDTYESTYKYQYQYIFNSLQKGVPTSGEAFSMSPFSLKSDSKKSFSVCGINTDSQYIMLKDSSGKRLTADKVIITRPLADKLMLKPQDTITVVNKLDSREYNIKIDSIAETYVGENIYMPLSSFNEMLNYPVDSYIGLWSAEKIDIPENKLLSTATIDDFKKSFDSVTQPLQYAVGTMSFFSFIIGLIVIYVVTSLVIEENKESISLMKIMGYRKKEVYSLILNSSAITVVIGYILGVPLILASLTAMFASATKDMNFSFPIRIDYIYVLIGFVIIYLTYEVSKILSRRKVNRISMSDALKSGLE, encoded by the coding sequence ATGGTCATAAACAAAAAAATAAAGAGAACTATGCTGGAAAGCAAGTCTCAATATCTAGGTTCTTTAATACTAATAATTATAAGCTGCTTAACTTATACAATGTTCAACCAGTTAGCAAGCAACATGGCTAATATTACTTCCTCCTTTGAAAAAAAATATGTTCAAGAGGATGCAAGCTTTGTTGTAGATAAAAAGTTAAGCAATATACCTGAGCTGGAATCAAAGTTTAATGTAGTTATTGAGGAAGCAGCTTCTTTTGATTATTCAATTTCAAAGGATAAAACCTTAAGGGTCTTTGAGGAAAATACAAAGGTGAATATTCCAGCATTAATTGAAGGAAATAAACTTGGAAAGAGCGGTATAATTATTGACCCTGCTTACGCTAAAGCTAATAATGTGAAAGTTGGGGACAAACTAGATATAAATAATACAACCTTTATAGTAAACGGCTTTATGTCACTGCCAAACTATATATACCCACTAAAATCTCAAAGTGATCTTCTTAATGACCCAAACAGCTTTGGAATAGCAGTTGTAACTAAATCAGATTTTAACGCTATGAAAAAGGGTAATATATTCTACAGCATAAAGTATCTTGGGGATAAAAAAGATGCAGAAAATAAATTAGCTGAATTAAAGGATTATCTTAAGAACAATAATGTAGTTATACTTAGCTGGACAAATATCGGTGAAAATTTAAGAGTTAGCTACGTAACAGCAAAAATTGATAGTATAAATAAGGTTAGTGCTACAATTCCAGTATGTATATTGCTCTTAACCTGCATTTTAGCAGGTATTGTAATGTGGAGAATGCTTAAAAGAGAAGCTAAGATTATAGGAACTCTTTATGCTCTTGGTTATAAGAAAAAAGAAATAATGAAGCATTACCTTATGTATTCAATATCTATTGCTATTTTGGGTGGAGTAATTGGAACTGTTTTAGGTTCCTTAACCTTAAAGCCAATGCTTAAATTTATGATTTCATATTTCAATATGCCAATGGATTCAGTAACCTTCAACCTTAAATACATTGGAATAAGCATACTTCTTCCAATTCTGTTTTTAGTGATTAGCAGCTATTTTGTTGTAAATAGAGCATTAAAATTCTCACCTGTTGATCTTATCAGGGGTGGAAAGGAAAAAAATAAAGTTGGGTTTATAGAAAGAAAATTAAACTTAGATAAATTTAAATTTAATACTAAGTTTAAGATAAGGGAACAGCTTAGGAGTATACCAAGAAGTATTTTCCTGCTGCTTGGAGTAACAATGGCAACAATGCTGCTGCTCTTTGGCTTTGCTGCTAAGAATTCAATGGATTTCATGATGAAGGATACTTATGAAAGCACCTATAAGTATCAATACCAGTATATATTCAATTCATTGCAAAAGGGAGTTCCAACCAGTGGAGAAGCTTTTTCAATGTCACCTTTTTCATTAAAGTCAGACAGTAAAAAGAGTTTTTCAGTATGCGGAATAAATACCGATTCACAATATATTATGCTAAAGGACAGTTCAGGAAAAAGGTTAACTGCAGATAAAGTTATAATAACAAGACCTCTAGCTGATAAGCTTATGCTTAAACCACAGGATACAATTACAGTTGTTAACAAGCTAGACTCAAGAGAATACAACATCAAAATTGACAGCATAGCTGAAACCTATGTTGGAGAGAACATTTATATGCCATTATCAAGCTTTAATGAAATGCTTAACTACCCGGTAGATAGTTATATAGGACTTTGGAGTGCAGAAAAAATAGATATACCTGAAAACAAGCTTTTATCTACAGCTACCATTGATGATTTTAAAAAGTCCTTTGATTCTGTTACTCAACCTTTACAATATGCTGTTGGAACAATGTCCTTTTTTTCCTTTATAATAGGGCTAATTGTTATTTATGTGGTAACTTCTCTAGTTATTGAGGAAAACAAGGAAAGTATATCTCTTATGAAGATTATGGGCTATAGGAAGAAAGAAGTATATTCATTAATACTCAATAGTTCTGCTATAACAGTAGTGATAGGGTATATTTTAGGAGTTCCCCTTATACTTGCTTCACTTACTGCTATGTTTGCATCTGCTACAAAGGATATGAACTTCTCATTTCCAATAAGAATAGACTATATATATGTTTTAATTGGCTTTGTAATAATTTATCTAACTTATGAAGTATCAAAGATACTCAGCAGAAGAAAAGTAAATAGAATATCTATGTCAGATGCTCTAAAATCTGGACTAGAATAA
- the dhaS gene encoding dihydroxyacetone kinase transcriptional activator DhaS, whose amino-acid sequence MSESLITKKALAESIKQLMETTPLSKISIQMIVDNCGLNRTTFYYHFQDKFDLVNWIYYTEAIESIADYKSYDTWIDGIYRILLYLMNNKAFYINALNTPEQNGFDRYLFKVTHELIKNVLDHVADGLDVSEEDKNFISDFYNHAFVGIALQWAKNGMKESPERIVNILKDIVEGSMLRAVTRHAKR is encoded by the coding sequence ATGTCAGAATCTTTAATAACTAAAAAAGCTCTTGCTGAATCCATAAAGCAACTTATGGAGACAACTCCATTAAGTAAAATATCTATACAGATGATTGTTGACAACTGTGGTCTTAACAGGACAACCTTTTACTATCACTTTCAAGACAAATTTGATCTTGTAAATTGGATTTATTATACTGAAGCCATTGAAAGTATAGCTGATTATAAGTCTTATGACACATGGATAGATGGAATATACAGGATTTTATTGTACTTAATGAACAATAAAGCATTTTATATTAATGCACTCAATACCCCCGAACAAAATGGCTTTGACAGATATCTATTTAAGGTTACCCACGAACTTATTAAAAATGTGCTTGATCATGTTGCTGATGGTCTAGACGTTAGTGAAGAGGATAAAAATTTTATAAGCGATTTTTATAACCACGCCTTTGTAGGTATTGCTCTTCAATGGGCAAAAAACGGTATGAAAGAATCTCCAGAAAGAATTGTAAACATTTTGAAAGACATTGTGGAAGGAAGCATGCTGAGAGCTGTTACTAGACACGCTAAAAGATGA
- a CDS encoding S1C family serine protease codes for MENNTQRPNGENMEPQSFNITNEDNVEAEKFDITSELNQYGDNLVLGENFVMVNEAEPVNNAISEENTEVKPSIPVENTFSENMNGSNIKANFNSINDNNNTSSNYNSYNQKKTNKKPGMFKKVMSYVLVGVVCTTIGGAASGAAILYGLPNTSLFKNSPLYKSISGSTQAATTVYDNHPTQLSTTGSAMSATEIAKKVGPAVVAVTTTIQGQQDFFGRQGVQQGVGSGMIISQEGYVLTNYHVVEGAQQVKVVLSNGKQANAKVVNYDANYDVAVVQITDKVDIPAVVELGDSNSLQVGEEVVAIGNPLGTDFFGSVTTGIVSALNRKISGDTNKATYIQTDAAINSGNSGGPLINSRGQVVGINTAKIKESGVEGLGFAIPINAIKDKISNLSKPILLIGIQGREIDSEISKQYNMPVGLYVQQVTEFSPAEKAGIQAGDVIIKFDGQKVTTFDEVNTIKAKHKAGDQVSVTLNRDGKEQTVTLKLTESK; via the coding sequence ATGGAAAATAATACACAAAGACCAAACGGTGAAAATATGGAACCTCAAAGCTTTAATATCACTAATGAAGATAATGTAGAAGCTGAAAAATTTGATATCACTAGCGAATTGAATCAATACGGTGATAATCTAGTTCTTGGTGAAAACTTTGTAATGGTAAACGAAGCAGAACCAGTAAATAATGCTATATCTGAAGAAAACACTGAAGTAAAACCTTCAATACCTGTTGAAAATACCTTTAGTGAAAATATGAATGGCAGTAATATTAAAGCTAACTTTAACAGCATAAATGACAATAATAATACATCAAGTAATTATAATAGCTATAATCAGAAAAAAACTAATAAGAAACCTGGTATGTTTAAAAAGGTCATGTCCTACGTACTTGTAGGTGTTGTATGTACAACAATAGGTGGGGCTGCTTCAGGAGCTGCTATTCTATACGGACTACCTAACACCAGCCTATTTAAAAATTCACCACTATATAAATCTATATCCGGCAGTACTCAAGCAGCAACTACTGTATATGATAATCATCCAACTCAGCTATCTACAACTGGCAGCGCTATGTCAGCTACAGAAATAGCTAAGAAGGTAGGGCCAGCAGTAGTAGCAGTAACAACTACTATTCAAGGGCAGCAAGATTTCTTCGGGAGACAAGGTGTACAGCAAGGCGTAGGTTCAGGAATGATAATAAGTCAAGAAGGTTATGTACTTACTAATTATCACGTTGTAGAAGGAGCTCAACAAGTAAAAGTTGTATTAAGCAATGGTAAACAGGCTAATGCAAAGGTGGTTAACTATGATGCTAATTATGACGTAGCTGTAGTTCAAATAACAGATAAGGTTGACATACCAGCTGTTGTAGAACTTGGAGACTCGAACAGCCTTCAAGTAGGTGAAGAAGTAGTTGCTATTGGAAATCCTCTAGGCACAGACTTTTTTGGCTCAGTAACTACAGGTATAGTAAGTGCACTTAATAGAAAAATAAGTGGTGATACTAATAAAGCTACTTATATCCAAACCGATGCTGCTATAAACTCCGGTAACAGTGGTGGACCACTTATTAATTCTAGAGGTCAAGTAGTAGGTATAAATACTGCTAAAATAAAGGAAAGTGGAGTTGAAGGTCTTGGATTTGCAATTCCTATAAATGCTATAAAGGATAAAATATCAAACCTTTCAAAACCAATTTTATTAATAGGAATTCAAGGCAGAGAAATAGACAGCGAAATATCAAAACAATACAATATGCCTGTAGGACTTTACGTTCAACAAGTTACAGAATTTAGTCCAGCAGAAAAGGCAGGTATTCAGGCTGGAGATGTAATAATTAAATTTGATGGTCAAAAGGTAACTACCTTTGATGAAGTAAATACTATTAAAGCAAAACACAAAGCAGGCGATCAAGTGTCAGTTACACTTAATAGAGATGGAAAAGAGCAAACTGTTACACTAAAGCTAACTGAAAGTAAATAA